A genome region from Kineosporia corallincola includes the following:
- a CDS encoding DMT family transporter, which translates to MSTFRAWILVAVAVLGVSTSGPVTAGTLAPVVAIAFWRNVAGAGVSGTWALLRDRPGFGALTARRFWLSVFSGLVLATHFTSWFAGLRLTSVAAATALCATTPIYTVAFDLVRRVPVPRAVLIGVAVSMLGVVSITGVDAGRSAQALAGDLLSLYAAGAMGVYVLTGERVMRTTSPALYTLIAYASCALVLLPTALLTGTPLTGLSTRSWIEIGVVTVGAQVLGHTLINVTLPTLGATPVSLAILFEVPGAALLAWAWLGEAPPLAVLPGAVLMLAGLVVVVRSRRAPAPAEVLEPAA; encoded by the coding sequence GTGTCCACATTTCGCGCCTGGATCCTCGTAGCCGTCGCCGTGCTGGGGGTTTCCACCTCGGGCCCGGTCACCGCGGGCACGCTCGCCCCGGTCGTGGCGATCGCGTTCTGGCGCAACGTGGCCGGGGCCGGGGTCAGCGGAACCTGGGCGCTGCTGCGCGACCGCCCCGGGTTCGGCGCCCTCACCGCCCGCCGGTTCTGGCTGTCGGTGTTCTCCGGCCTGGTCCTGGCCACGCACTTCACCAGCTGGTTCGCCGGGCTCCGGCTGACCAGCGTGGCGGCGGCGACCGCGCTGTGCGCCACCACCCCGATCTACACGGTGGCCTTCGACCTGGTGCGCCGGGTGCCGGTGCCGCGCGCGGTGCTGATCGGCGTCGCGGTGTCGATGCTGGGCGTCGTCTCGATCACCGGGGTGGACGCCGGGCGCTCCGCCCAGGCCCTCGCCGGTGACCTGCTCTCGCTCTACGCGGCCGGGGCGATGGGGGTGTATGTGCTGACCGGGGAGAGGGTCATGCGCACCACGTCACCCGCGCTGTACACGCTGATCGCCTACGCCTCGTGCGCGCTGGTGCTGCTGCCCACCGCCCTGCTCACCGGTACCCCGCTGACCGGTCTGAGCACCCGCAGCTGGATCGAGATCGGCGTGGTCACGGTCGGCGCGCAGGTGCTCGGGCACACCCTGATCAACGTCACCCTGCCCACGCTCGGGGCCACGCCGGTGTCGCTGGCCATCCTCTTCGAGGTGCCCGGCGCGGCCCTGCTGGCCTGGGCCTGGCTGGGCGAGGCGCCGCCGCTCGCGGTGCTGCCCGGTGCGGTGCTGATGCTGGCCGGGCTGGTCGTGGTGGTGCGCTCGCGGCGGGCACCGGCCCCGGCCGAGGTGCTGGAACCCGCGGCCTAG
- a CDS encoding GAF domain-containing protein, translated as MVVLPPRTPLPAGAVPSFDELCVRTASRLGSPVALMTLVDEEGQALPGAFGLAEPWSSERWTPLTHSFCQHVVTSGEPFVVANANDDPLVARNHAIMELGVIAYAGVPLIADGVVVGALCAIDHKPRLWTDSQVEELRLLSAEAALLLKKQLGG; from the coding sequence GTGGTGGTACTACCGCCACGAACCCCGCTGCCGGCGGGTGCGGTGCCGAGTTTCGACGAGCTGTGCGTGCGCACGGCCTCCCGGCTGGGCAGCCCTGTCGCCCTGATGACGCTGGTCGACGAGGAGGGGCAGGCCCTGCCGGGTGCCTTCGGGCTGGCCGAGCCGTGGAGCTCCGAGCGCTGGACCCCGCTGACCCACTCCTTCTGCCAGCACGTGGTCACCTCGGGCGAGCCGTTCGTGGTGGCCAACGCCAACGACGACCCGCTGGTGGCCCGCAACCACGCGATCATGGAACTCGGGGTGATCGCCTACGCCGGGGTGCCGCTGATCGCCGACGGCGTCGTGGTGGGGGCGCTGTGCGCGATCGACCACAAGCCGCGCCTCTGGACCGATTCCCAGGTGGAGGAACTGCGCCTGCTCTCCGCCGAGGCCGCCCTGCTGCTGAAGAAGCAGCTAGGTGGGTAA
- a CDS encoding magnesium transporter MgtE N-terminal domain-containing protein has product MGTAANRVFVARMAGLAVFDPLGDQVGRVRDVISMFRPGKPTRVVGLVVEVVGRRRVFLPMTRVTNIDAGQVITTGLVNMRRFEQRPTETLVLGELLDRTVTLTEDGSRVTIEDVAMEPTRSREWRLCKAYVRRVRQGRFARRGEAFVVDIDALDGFGIVEERQGAANLLAAFDGLKAADLAEVIHELAPKRRHEVASALTDERLADVLEELPEEAQVEILTELESGRAADVLEAMQPDDAADLLSELPLEQRDQLLELMEPDEAADVRRLLAYGDDTAGGLMTPEPVVLPPDAAIAEALARVRHPDLSPAIAAAVFVCRPPLEAPTGKYLGMVHIQRMLREPPHQPLGQIVDKDVKPLPTHAPLEQVARHMAHYNLVSVPVADELGRLVGAVTVDDVLDHLLPQHWREDPADLRDFTLTGEIPRVV; this is encoded by the coding sequence GTGGGCACTGCCGCGAATCGGGTGTTCGTCGCGCGGATGGCCGGTCTGGCCGTCTTCGACCCGCTCGGCGATCAGGTCGGGAGGGTCCGCGACGTCATCAGCATGTTCCGGCCCGGCAAGCCGACCCGCGTCGTCGGGCTCGTGGTCGAGGTGGTCGGGCGTCGCCGGGTGTTCCTGCCGATGACCCGGGTGACCAACATCGACGCAGGTCAGGTCATCACCACCGGCCTGGTGAACATGCGCCGCTTCGAGCAGCGCCCGACCGAGACACTGGTGCTGGGCGAGCTGCTCGACCGCACCGTCACGCTGACCGAGGACGGCAGCCGGGTGACGATCGAGGACGTCGCCATGGAGCCGACGCGGTCCAGGGAGTGGCGGCTGTGCAAGGCGTACGTGCGCCGGGTGCGACAGGGCCGCTTCGCCCGAAGGGGTGAAGCCTTCGTCGTCGACATCGACGCGCTGGACGGGTTCGGCATCGTCGAGGAACGTCAGGGCGCGGCCAACCTGCTGGCCGCCTTCGACGGGCTGAAGGCCGCCGACCTGGCCGAGGTGATCCACGAACTGGCCCCCAAACGCCGCCACGAGGTGGCCTCGGCGCTGACCGACGAACGGCTGGCCGACGTCCTCGAGGAGCTCCCCGAGGAGGCACAGGTCGAGATCCTCACCGAGCTGGAGAGCGGCCGGGCCGCCGACGTGCTGGAGGCGATGCAGCCCGACGACGCCGCCGACCTGCTGTCAGAACTGCCGCTGGAGCAGCGCGACCAGCTGCTGGAGCTGATGGAGCCGGACGAGGCGGCGGACGTGCGCCGGCTGCTGGCCTACGGCGACGACACGGCCGGCGGCCTGATGACGCCGGAACCGGTGGTGCTGCCGCCCGACGCCGCGATTGCCGAGGCCCTGGCCCGGGTGCGGCATCCCGACCTGTCCCCGGCCATCGCGGCCGCGGTGTTCGTCTGCCGTCCGCCGCTGGAGGCACCCACCGGCAAGTACCTGGGCATGGTGCACATCCAGCGGATGCTGCGCGAGCCCCCGCACCAGCCGCTCGGGCAGATCGTGGACAAGGACGTGAAGCCACTGCCCACCCACGCCCCGCTGGAGCAGGTGGCCCGGCACATGGCGCACTACAACCTGGTGTCGGTACCGGTCGCCGACGAGCTCGGCCGGCTGGTCGGCGCGGTCACGGTCGACGACGTGCTCGACCACCTGCTGCCGCAGCACTGGCGTGAGGACCCGGCGGACCTGCGCGACTTCACCCTGACCGGGGAGATCCCGCGTGTCGTCTGA
- a CDS encoding Sec-independent protein translocase TatB produces MFGINPAEFIVLLAVAAVVLGPERLPQYAQQLARIVVELRRMAQGASRQVREELGPEFDEIDWQKLDPRQYDPRRIVREALADAWDPDDPLGLKENGYTKEGLSTDGAKPSANGAAARSSSSSSSSAPGGSEKNDDTPKPPAGTPAFDPDAT; encoded by the coding sequence GTGTTCGGTATCAATCCGGCTGAGTTCATCGTCTTGCTGGCGGTGGCTGCGGTCGTGCTCGGCCCGGAGCGGCTGCCTCAGTACGCGCAGCAGCTCGCCCGGATCGTCGTCGAGCTCCGGCGGATGGCGCAGGGCGCCAGCCGTCAGGTGCGCGAGGAGCTCGGGCCCGAGTTCGACGAGATCGACTGGCAGAAGCTCGATCCGCGCCAGTACGACCCGCGCCGCATCGTGCGCGAGGCGCTGGCCGACGCCTGGGACCCGGACGACCCGCTCGGTCTGAAGGAGAACGGGTACACCAAGGAAGGGCTGAGCACGGACGGCGCCAAGCCGTCGGCCAACGGTGCCGCGGCGCGCTCCTCGTCGTCCTCAAGCAGTTCGGCCCCGGGCGGCTCGGAGAAGAACGACGACACCCCGAAGCCGCCCGCCGGCACCCCGGCCTTCGACCCCGACGCCACCTAG
- a CDS encoding Mrp/NBP35 family ATP-binding protein, with translation MPAPLLDAVHAALATVNDPEIRRPITELDMVESVDVDGSTIRVSVLLTVAACPMRDRLTSDVKAAVGALDGVDEVRVDLGVMSDEQRGALREKLRGGEVAREIPFAKPGSLTRIYAVASGKGGVGKSSVTVNLAAAMAADGLSVGVLDADVYGFSVPRMLGVDRPPTRMDEMILPPVAHDVKVISIGMFVPGNQPVVWRGPMLHRALEQFLTDVFWGDLDVLLLDLPPGTGDIAISVAQLLPTAEILVVTTPQTAAAEVAERAGSIALQTKQQVVGVVENMSWLEQPDGSRLEIFGSGGGQTVANSLGESIGAPVPLLGQIPLDTSLREGGDVGTPVVLSHPDSAASQALTQVARRLGKRARGLAGRSLGLTPAGR, from the coding sequence ATGCCAGCGCCGCTGCTCGATGCCGTCCACGCCGCTCTCGCCACGGTGAACGATCCCGAGATCCGCCGTCCGATCACCGAACTCGACATGGTCGAGTCGGTAGACGTCGACGGCTCGACGATCCGGGTCTCCGTGCTGCTGACCGTGGCGGCCTGCCCGATGCGTGACCGGCTGACCTCCGACGTGAAGGCGGCGGTCGGCGCGCTCGACGGCGTCGACGAGGTGCGGGTCGACCTCGGCGTGATGTCCGACGAGCAGCGCGGGGCGCTGCGCGAGAAACTGCGCGGCGGCGAGGTCGCCCGCGAGATCCCGTTCGCCAAGCCGGGTTCGCTGACCCGGATCTACGCGGTCGCCTCCGGAAAGGGCGGTGTGGGCAAGTCGTCGGTCACGGTCAACCTGGCCGCCGCGATGGCGGCCGACGGCCTGTCGGTCGGCGTGCTCGACGCCGACGTCTACGGCTTCTCGGTGCCCCGCATGCTCGGCGTCGACCGGCCGCCCACGCGCATGGACGAGATGATCCTGCCGCCGGTCGCACACGACGTGAAGGTCATCTCGATCGGCATGTTCGTGCCCGGCAACCAGCCGGTGGTGTGGCGCGGGCCGATGCTGCACCGGGCGCTGGAGCAGTTCCTCACCGACGTGTTCTGGGGCGACCTCGACGTGCTCCTGCTCGACCTGCCGCCCGGCACCGGCGACATCGCGATCAGTGTGGCCCAGCTGCTGCCGACCGCCGAGATCCTGGTCGTCACCACCCCGCAGACCGCGGCCGCCGAGGTGGCCGAGCGGGCCGGGTCGATCGCGCTCCAGACCAAGCAGCAGGTGGTCGGCGTGGTCGAGAACATGTCGTGGCTGGAGCAGCCCGACGGCAGCCGGCTGGAGATCTTCGGCTCGGGTGGTGGCCAGACGGTGGCGAACTCGCTCGGCGAGTCGATCGGCGCGCCGGTTCCGCTGCTCGGCCAGATTCCGCTGGACACCTCGCTGCGCGAGGGCGGTGACGTGGGGACGCCCGTGGTTCTGTCGCACCCCGACAGCGCGGCCTCCCAGGCGCTCACCCAGGTGGCGCGCAGGCTGGGCAAGCGGGCGCGTGGGCTGGCCGGGCGCTCGCTGGGACTGACCCCGGCGGGTCGCTAG
- a CDS encoding DUF1003 domain-containing protein — translation MSSDIRNLVRRFLPSGGGGLDTPLDASLRGRRSGPPVDAERFGRASERFARFMGTASFLVGMTVFVGGWLAWNWLAPESLQFDPRRLNFTLMTLLLSLQASYAAPLILLAQNRQADRDRVAAEQDRDRAERALADTEYLAREVAALRIALGEVATRDFVRSELRALLEEIDDRPPRTKKKNPKSPKEPSNGGSNGARTSAPGTDRNGSRPTGHRYGLNNELSVPTESS, via the coding sequence GTGTCGTCTGACATCCGGAACCTGGTGCGGCGTTTTCTGCCGTCCGGTGGTGGCGGGCTGGACACGCCCCTGGACGCCTCGCTGCGCGGCCGCCGCAGCGGCCCGCCGGTCGACGCCGAGCGCTTCGGGCGGGCCTCCGAGCGGTTCGCCCGGTTCATGGGCACCGCCTCGTTCCTGGTCGGGATGACGGTGTTCGTCGGGGGCTGGCTGGCCTGGAACTGGCTGGCGCCCGAGAGCCTCCAGTTCGACCCGCGCCGGCTCAACTTCACCCTGATGACGCTGCTGCTGAGCCTTCAGGCGTCGTACGCGGCGCCGCTGATCCTGCTGGCCCAGAACCGGCAGGCCGACCGGGACCGGGTGGCCGCCGAGCAGGACCGGGACCGGGCAGAACGAGCCCTGGCCGACACCGAGTACCTGGCCCGCGAGGTGGCCGCGCTGCGGATCGCGCTGGGCGAGGTGGCCACCCGGGACTTCGTCCGGTCGGAGCTGCGGGCCCTGCTGGAGGAGATCGACGACCGGCCGCCCCGGACCAAGAAGAAGAACCCCAAGTCACCGAAGGAACCCTCGAACGGCGGCTCGAACGGGGCACGAACGTCTGCGCCGGGTACGGACCGCAACGGTTCCCGGCCAACTGGTCACCGTTACGGCTTAAACAACGAGCTCTCGGTGCCGACAGAGAGTTCGTGA
- a CDS encoding ATPase, T2SS/T4P/T4SS family has translation MTTSPPNAGPPRQAGPSPVAGRRRLGDVLVESGLLTAEQLELALNDQRRPDAPRRRLGQVVSDLGLATERDVAEALAKLLGLQIVDLSRTMPAPDVVRLLPRAVAERTRVLVLDRTSKGLLVAAADPTNVLALDDVKLYTRSADITVMVATDSQIRDQLARAWSLGADSSAVSMAEESVEEDEADLTLLGATDDEAPIVKLVNRIFGDAVRLRASDIHVEVQREVLRVRYRIDGLLRDVMNAPRRIATSVISRIKIMSGLDISERRIPQDGRTRIVVEGMAIDCRISTLPSLHGEKVVIRLLTRGDEVPSLSQLGFEPDQLANFEASLAVPQGLVLITGPTGSGKTNTLYSAIAQISDPEKNIVTLEDPVEVQLPGITQVGANAKIGMTFAAGLRSILRQDPDIILVGEVRDEETAELALTASITGHLVLTTLHTNSAVAALTRLVDMGVEPFLVASSLTCAIAQRLVRTPCQSCAAPYLPSQDTLTVLGLLPSDLAGATPLMGTGCPECGGTGYKGRTAVYEVLVVDNTMRQVLMKDASEAAISAAARAAGMSTLRASGLRKARAGKTTYEEVIRVTQSDAEAAHACPQCGRHVGEDMIACPYCGTNLDRGHCQNCGRSVEADWRLCPYCRNALPT, from the coding sequence GTGACGACGAGCCCTCCGAACGCCGGGCCGCCCCGGCAGGCCGGGCCGTCGCCAGTCGCCGGACGTCGGCGGCTGGGTGACGTGCTGGTGGAGTCCGGCCTGCTCACGGCCGAGCAGCTGGAGCTGGCCCTCAACGACCAGCGCCGCCCCGACGCCCCGCGCCGCCGCCTCGGCCAGGTGGTGTCCGACCTCGGCCTGGCCACCGAGCGCGACGTCGCCGAGGCCCTGGCCAAACTGCTCGGCCTCCAGATCGTCGACCTCTCGCGCACGATGCCCGCCCCCGACGTGGTGCGTCTGCTGCCCCGCGCGGTGGCCGAGCGAACCCGCGTGCTGGTGCTCGACCGCACCTCCAAGGGCCTGCTGGTGGCGGCCGCCGACCCGACGAACGTGCTCGCGCTCGACGACGTGAAGCTGTACACCCGCAGCGCGGACATCACCGTGATGGTGGCGACCGACAGCCAGATCCGCGATCAGCTGGCCCGGGCCTGGTCGCTCGGCGCCGACTCCAGCGCGGTGTCGATGGCCGAGGAGAGCGTCGAGGAGGACGAGGCCGACCTCACCTTGCTGGGCGCGACCGACGACGAGGCGCCCATCGTCAAGCTGGTCAACCGGATCTTCGGCGACGCCGTGCGGCTGCGCGCGTCCGACATCCACGTCGAGGTGCAGCGCGAGGTGCTGCGCGTGCGCTACCGCATCGACGGCCTGCTGCGCGACGTGATGAACGCGCCGCGCCGGATCGCCACCTCGGTGATCAGCCGGATCAAGATCATGTCCGGCCTGGACATCTCCGAGCGCCGGATCCCGCAGGACGGCCGAACCCGGATCGTGGTCGAGGGCATGGCCATCGACTGCCGCATCAGCACCCTGCCCAGCCTGCACGGCGAGAAGGTCGTCATCCGGCTGCTGACCCGCGGCGACGAGGTGCCGTCGCTGTCGCAGCTGGGCTTCGAGCCGGACCAGCTGGCCAACTTCGAGGCGTCGCTGGCCGTGCCGCAGGGCCTGGTGCTGATCACCGGGCCCACCGGCTCGGGCAAGACGAACACCCTGTACTCCGCGATCGCGCAGATCAGCGACCCGGAGAAGAACATCGTGACGCTGGAGGACCCGGTCGAGGTGCAGCTGCCAGGCATCACCCAGGTCGGGGCGAACGCCAAGATCGGGATGACCTTCGCGGCCGGCCTGCGCTCGATCCTGCGGCAGGACCCGGACATCATCCTGGTCGGTGAGGTGCGTGACGAGGAGACCGCCGAGCTGGCGCTGACCGCCTCGATCACCGGTCACCTGGTGCTCACCACGCTGCACACCAACTCGGCCGTCGCGGCCCTGACCCGCCTGGTCGACATGGGCGTCGAGCCGTTCCTCGTCGCGTCGTCACTGACCTGCGCGATCGCCCAGCGTCTGGTGCGCACGCCGTGCCAGAGCTGCGCGGCGCCGTACCTGCCGAGCCAGGACACGCTGACCGTGCTCGGGCTGCTGCCGTCCGACCTGGCCGGGGCCACCCCGCTGATGGGCACCGGCTGCCCGGAGTGCGGTGGCACCGGGTACAAGGGCCGCACCGCGGTGTACGAGGTGCTCGTGGTGGACAACACCATGCGCCAGGTACTGATGAAGGACGCCAGCGAGGCCGCGATCAGCGCGGCCGCGCGGGCCGCCGGGATGTCCACGTTGCGGGCCTCGGGCCTGCGCAAGGCCAGGGCCGGCAAGACCACCTACGAGGAGGTCATCCGGGTCACCCAGTCCGACGCCGAGGCCGCCCATGCCTGTCCGCAGTGCGGCAGGCACGTGGGCGAGGACATGATCGCCTGCCCGTACTGCGGCACCAACCTGGACCGCGGGCACTGCCAGAACTGCGGGCGCTCGGTCGAGGCGGACTGGCGGCTGTGCCCCTACTGCCGCAACGCCTTACCCACCTAG